In Carya illinoinensis cultivar Pawnee chromosome 7, C.illinoinensisPawnee_v1, whole genome shotgun sequence, the following are encoded in one genomic region:
- the LOC122315780 gene encoding kinesin-like protein KIN-14S isoform X2, with protein MDDRTVETPSESCNFLASSCDLKPSLSSASVKTPLEDSTSRSDQTQETPTYEKEHTQEAETSQITETETSESGIDKVERSSNFTDENSLSNGMQETSPDQGQTLPILKKIIDLSSKVGELKKEYSVLSDQVKLTTDSFPGPEVLNTLGLLSTEYELLKKKYVEESSERKRLYNEVIELKGNIRVFCRCRPLNQTEITNGCAPVVEFDSTQDNELQVVCSDSSKKQFKFDHIFRPEDNQEAVFAQTKPIATSVLDGYNVCIFAYGQTGTGKTFTMEGTPENRGVNYRTLEELFRISEERGGIIRYGLFVSMLEVYNEKIRDLLVENSNQPAKKLEIKQAAEGTQEVPGLVEARVYGTEDVWELLKSGSRVRSVGSTNANELSSRSHCLLRVTVKGENLINGHCTKSHLWLVDLAGSERVGKTEVEGERLKESQFINKSLSALGDVISALASKTAHIPYRNSKLTHILQSSLGGDCKTLMFVQISPDVADLGETLCSLNFASRVRGIESGPARKQVDFNELFKYKQMAEKLKHDEKETKKLQDNLQSLQLRLSAREHICRNLQEKVRDLENQLAEERKTRLKQEARAFSAASSQPSALPSLKQAAQKSITQKKPPLGPSKLRLPLRRITNFLPPPSPIPPKKTSKTTSIIPASGVGKENITTTTMAATNAKGLMKPRRFSVAVRPPPPLSSTTTATQVLQPRRRVSIATLRPEPSSQMSTPLHTSTSRFKNGSGMGRQSFVRDPRKARYSRLFSPLPESRSRAAETTPTAMRSSSKFMGSPPTQAGSSKLRHATVVALQRKALVWSPLKLRSLKNNRKPSLLPSQSSTDIQCNPPHITY; from the exons ATGgatg ATCGAACCGTGGAAACTCCTTCCGAAAGCTGTAATTTCTTGGCTTCTAGTTGTGATTTGAAGCCTTCGTTGTCATCTGCTTCAG TTAAAACCCCCCTAGAGGATTCAACTTCTCGCTCAG ATCAAACCCAAGAAACTCCAACCTATGAAAAAG agCATACTCAAGAGGCTGAAACCAGCCAAATTACAGAGACTGAAACTAGCGAATCAGGCATAGATAAAg TTGAGAGAAGTTCAAATTTTACGGATGAGAATAGCTTGTCAAATGGAATGCAAGAAACTTCTCCAGATCAGGGGCAGACCCTTCCCatattgaagaaaataattgatttgagCAGCAAAGTGGGG GAACTGAAGAAAGAGTACAGTGTCCTATCTGATCAAGTGAAGCTTACTACAGATTCATTCCCTGGCCCTGAAGTTCTCAACACTCTTGGGCTTCTCA GTACTGAATATgaacttttaaagaaaaagtatgTTGAAGAGTCATCTGAACGCAAGAGGCTCTACAATGAAGTAATTGAGCTTAAGGGCAATATCAGGGTCTTTTGCAGATGTAGACCTTTAAACCAAACTGAAATTACAAATGGGTGTGCTCCTGTTGTTGAATTTGACTCAACTCAAGATAATGAGCTTCAGGTCGTTTGCTCTGATTCttcaaaaaaacaatttaagttTGACCATATCTTTAGGCCTGAAGACAACCAAG AAGCTGTTTTTGCTCAAACAAAGCCTATCGCAACTTCGGTGTTGGATGGGTATAATGTCTGCATATTTGCCTACGGACAAACCGGAACTGGGAAGACATTTACGATGGAGGGAACACCTGAAAATAGAGGAGTTAACTACAGAACTCTAGAGGAGTTGTTTCGGATTTCTGAAGAGAGAGGTGGAATTATTAGATATGGATTGTTTGTGAGCATGTTAGAAGTTTACAATGAGAAGATACGGGACCTACTGGTTGAAAACTCCAATCAACCAGCAAAGAA GTTGGAGATAAAGCAAGCAGCAGAGGGAACACAAGAAGTCCCAGGACTAGTTGAAGCTCGTGTTTATGGGACTGAGGATGTTTGGGAGCTGCTGAAGTCTGGAAGCCGAGTTAGATCGGTTGGCTCCACCAATGCTAATGAGCTCAGCAGTCGTTCTCATTG CTTGTTAAGAGTGACGGTTAAAGGggaaaatttaataaatggaCACTGCACAAAAAGTCATCTTTGGCTGGTAGACTTGGCTGGTAGTGAGCGTGTGGGGAAAACTGAAGTTGAAGGTGAAAGATTGAAGGAATCTCAGTTCATTAACAAATCGCTCTCGGCGCTTGGTGATGTTATTTCTGCCCTTGCATCTAAAACGGCTCACATTCCTtacag GAACTCCAAGCTTACTCATATTCTGCAGAGCTCTCTAG GGGGAGATTGCAAGACCTTGATGTTTGTCCAGATCAGCCCTGATGTAGCTGATCTGGGAGAAACTCTTTGTTCCCTGAATTTTGCCAGTCGAGTCCGAGGAATTGAGAGTGGACCTGCTCGCAAACAGGTGGACTTTAACGAGCTCTTCAAGTACAAGCAAATG GCAGAAAAGCTCAAGCACGATGAGAAGGAGACAAAGAAATTGCAGGATAACTTGCAGTCTTTGCAGTTGAGGCTTTCTGCTAGAGAACATATCTGCAGGAATCTTCAAGAGAAG GTTCGAGACCTTGAGAACCAACTGGCAGAGGAGAGGAAAACCAGACTAAAGCAGGAAGCTAGAGCTTTTTCTGCCGCTTCTTCTCAGCCCTCAGCATTGCCATCTTTAAAACAAGCAGCACAGAAGTCTATAACACAGAAAAAGCCACCCTTAGGGCCTTCAAAGCTGAGGTTGCCACTTCGAAGAATTACCAATTTCCTGCCGCCGCCATCTCCCATACCGCCTAAAAAGACCAGCAAAACCACTTCTATCATCCCAGCGTCAGGAGTTGGCAAAGAAAACATTACCACAACAACAATGGCAGCAACGAACGCTAAAGGCCTTATGAAACCGAGACGGTTCTCTGTTGCTGTGAGACCACCTCCTCCTCTTTCATCAACAACAACAGCAACTCAGGTTCTTCAGCCTAGGAGACGAGTCTCCATTGCCACCCTCCGCCCAGAACCCAGCTCTCAGATGTCAACGCCACTCCACACCTCCACCTCGCGATTCAAAAATGGTAGCGGAATGGGCCGGCAGTCATTTGTGAGGGACCCACGGAAGGCAAGGTATTCAAGGTTGTTTTCTCCATTGCCAGAGTCGAGGAGTAGGGCAGCAGAGACAACACCAACCGCCATGAGGAGCAGCAGCAAGTTCATGGGAAGTCCCCCAACACAGGCCGGTTCATCCAAATTGAGACATGCAACAGTTGTTGCACTACAACGGAAGGCATTAGTGTGGAGTCCGCTCAAGTTGAGAAGCTTGAAGAATAACAGGAAGCCCTCTTTGTTGCCTTCTCAATCCTCCACCGATATTCAATGTAATCCTCCACACATTACATACTGA
- the LOC122315780 gene encoding kinesin-like protein KIN-14S isoform X1 codes for MDDRTVETPSESCNFLASSCDLKPSLSSASVKTPLEDSTSRSDQTQETPTYEKEHTQEAETSQITETETSESGIDKEKVERSSNFTDENSLSNGMQETSPDQGQTLPILKKIIDLSSKVGELKKEYSVLSDQVKLTTDSFPGPEVLNTLGLLSTEYELLKKKYVEESSERKRLYNEVIELKGNIRVFCRCRPLNQTEITNGCAPVVEFDSTQDNELQVVCSDSSKKQFKFDHIFRPEDNQEAVFAQTKPIATSVLDGYNVCIFAYGQTGTGKTFTMEGTPENRGVNYRTLEELFRISEERGGIIRYGLFVSMLEVYNEKIRDLLVENSNQPAKKLEIKQAAEGTQEVPGLVEARVYGTEDVWELLKSGSRVRSVGSTNANELSSRSHCLLRVTVKGENLINGHCTKSHLWLVDLAGSERVGKTEVEGERLKESQFINKSLSALGDVISALASKTAHIPYRNSKLTHILQSSLGGDCKTLMFVQISPDVADLGETLCSLNFASRVRGIESGPARKQVDFNELFKYKQMAEKLKHDEKETKKLQDNLQSLQLRLSAREHICRNLQEKVRDLENQLAEERKTRLKQEARAFSAASSQPSALPSLKQAAQKSITQKKPPLGPSKLRLPLRRITNFLPPPSPIPPKKTSKTTSIIPASGVGKENITTTTMAATNAKGLMKPRRFSVAVRPPPPLSSTTTATQVLQPRRRVSIATLRPEPSSQMSTPLHTSTSRFKNGSGMGRQSFVRDPRKARYSRLFSPLPESRSRAAETTPTAMRSSSKFMGSPPTQAGSSKLRHATVVALQRKALVWSPLKLRSLKNNRKPSLLPSQSSTDIQCNPPHITY; via the exons ATGgatg ATCGAACCGTGGAAACTCCTTCCGAAAGCTGTAATTTCTTGGCTTCTAGTTGTGATTTGAAGCCTTCGTTGTCATCTGCTTCAG TTAAAACCCCCCTAGAGGATTCAACTTCTCGCTCAG ATCAAACCCAAGAAACTCCAACCTATGAAAAAG agCATACTCAAGAGGCTGAAACCAGCCAAATTACAGAGACTGAAACTAGCGAATCAGGCATAGATAAAg AAAAAGTTGAGAGAAGTTCAAATTTTACGGATGAGAATAGCTTGTCAAATGGAATGCAAGAAACTTCTCCAGATCAGGGGCAGACCCTTCCCatattgaagaaaataattgatttgagCAGCAAAGTGGGG GAACTGAAGAAAGAGTACAGTGTCCTATCTGATCAAGTGAAGCTTACTACAGATTCATTCCCTGGCCCTGAAGTTCTCAACACTCTTGGGCTTCTCA GTACTGAATATgaacttttaaagaaaaagtatgTTGAAGAGTCATCTGAACGCAAGAGGCTCTACAATGAAGTAATTGAGCTTAAGGGCAATATCAGGGTCTTTTGCAGATGTAGACCTTTAAACCAAACTGAAATTACAAATGGGTGTGCTCCTGTTGTTGAATTTGACTCAACTCAAGATAATGAGCTTCAGGTCGTTTGCTCTGATTCttcaaaaaaacaatttaagttTGACCATATCTTTAGGCCTGAAGACAACCAAG AAGCTGTTTTTGCTCAAACAAAGCCTATCGCAACTTCGGTGTTGGATGGGTATAATGTCTGCATATTTGCCTACGGACAAACCGGAACTGGGAAGACATTTACGATGGAGGGAACACCTGAAAATAGAGGAGTTAACTACAGAACTCTAGAGGAGTTGTTTCGGATTTCTGAAGAGAGAGGTGGAATTATTAGATATGGATTGTTTGTGAGCATGTTAGAAGTTTACAATGAGAAGATACGGGACCTACTGGTTGAAAACTCCAATCAACCAGCAAAGAA GTTGGAGATAAAGCAAGCAGCAGAGGGAACACAAGAAGTCCCAGGACTAGTTGAAGCTCGTGTTTATGGGACTGAGGATGTTTGGGAGCTGCTGAAGTCTGGAAGCCGAGTTAGATCGGTTGGCTCCACCAATGCTAATGAGCTCAGCAGTCGTTCTCATTG CTTGTTAAGAGTGACGGTTAAAGGggaaaatttaataaatggaCACTGCACAAAAAGTCATCTTTGGCTGGTAGACTTGGCTGGTAGTGAGCGTGTGGGGAAAACTGAAGTTGAAGGTGAAAGATTGAAGGAATCTCAGTTCATTAACAAATCGCTCTCGGCGCTTGGTGATGTTATTTCTGCCCTTGCATCTAAAACGGCTCACATTCCTtacag GAACTCCAAGCTTACTCATATTCTGCAGAGCTCTCTAG GGGGAGATTGCAAGACCTTGATGTTTGTCCAGATCAGCCCTGATGTAGCTGATCTGGGAGAAACTCTTTGTTCCCTGAATTTTGCCAGTCGAGTCCGAGGAATTGAGAGTGGACCTGCTCGCAAACAGGTGGACTTTAACGAGCTCTTCAAGTACAAGCAAATG GCAGAAAAGCTCAAGCACGATGAGAAGGAGACAAAGAAATTGCAGGATAACTTGCAGTCTTTGCAGTTGAGGCTTTCTGCTAGAGAACATATCTGCAGGAATCTTCAAGAGAAG GTTCGAGACCTTGAGAACCAACTGGCAGAGGAGAGGAAAACCAGACTAAAGCAGGAAGCTAGAGCTTTTTCTGCCGCTTCTTCTCAGCCCTCAGCATTGCCATCTTTAAAACAAGCAGCACAGAAGTCTATAACACAGAAAAAGCCACCCTTAGGGCCTTCAAAGCTGAGGTTGCCACTTCGAAGAATTACCAATTTCCTGCCGCCGCCATCTCCCATACCGCCTAAAAAGACCAGCAAAACCACTTCTATCATCCCAGCGTCAGGAGTTGGCAAAGAAAACATTACCACAACAACAATGGCAGCAACGAACGCTAAAGGCCTTATGAAACCGAGACGGTTCTCTGTTGCTGTGAGACCACCTCCTCCTCTTTCATCAACAACAACAGCAACTCAGGTTCTTCAGCCTAGGAGACGAGTCTCCATTGCCACCCTCCGCCCAGAACCCAGCTCTCAGATGTCAACGCCACTCCACACCTCCACCTCGCGATTCAAAAATGGTAGCGGAATGGGCCGGCAGTCATTTGTGAGGGACCCACGGAAGGCAAGGTATTCAAGGTTGTTTTCTCCATTGCCAGAGTCGAGGAGTAGGGCAGCAGAGACAACACCAACCGCCATGAGGAGCAGCAGCAAGTTCATGGGAAGTCCCCCAACACAGGCCGGTTCATCCAAATTGAGACATGCAACAGTTGTTGCACTACAACGGAAGGCATTAGTGTGGAGTCCGCTCAAGTTGAGAAGCTTGAAGAATAACAG